Proteins from a genomic interval of Odontesthes bonariensis isolate fOdoBon6 chromosome 7, fOdoBon6.hap1, whole genome shotgun sequence:
- the taf3 gene encoding transcription initiation factor TFIID subunit 3, whose product MCESYARSLLRVSVAQICQALGWDAVQLTACDLLSDVLHRYIQQLARGCHRYSELYGRTDPVLDDVSQAFRLLGVSLSELEDYVNNLEPVAFAHQTPLFPVSKNNLLQFPQPGARDAEERKDYIPDYMPPLVSLQEEEEEEEVPADMGTSAEAMQVALEEDEEEADEDEAVNDENHPLKRHLDSPDAALGMMPTSKRPRMYPGLSPEWGVEPREPLTSLNPQRVPPGILPSHDSLDPLSPEAPSAALPSFRPLPIIPKHTDQKGLTTPARKPKVSSPGRQRTKSPKGVIPVPVVGSPIHSPKPSKERKKSPGRTKSPKSPKSPKMSSAKMPQPPSKTDGLHKLPLSALSERMGKENIHMRRNIEDRELAEGPFKKLEPDNAAIDDSIDAVIARACAEREPDPFAFSSGSDSDSNGFSSPRRLTIMEPSTPKVPIGAGNVLKDTSTPIHLQVPTGLGNWTMEDSINEVIRKANQGGPSAPPQNQAEYVSSGSASPPTPEPLMKVFEEKNKIVSSLEVKKKLKKELKTKMKKKEKDKPKDKDREKDKSKLKEKNKDKNRDKNKEFSKDIKIPWKEFGLKDEDRFFPQDFTLPEGSIKIKSRDPDGPKKEKEKHKDKKKDKEKSKKDKEKRDKGKDRNKEDKQRSSALSPFVLSEIPPLFSPSTCLRVPSMLPSLAPILQDKEVKSKEKDKKKDKKEKKKKKDKEKDKEREKAKEKEREKEEKRKEKEREKEKREKEKEKEKERFRLEKVKMDTPAALPSPVIPRLTLRVGAGQDKIVISKVVPNSEPKTPAPRIPAAKSGPGNRPRTPPPPPILAPVAPTLPPPPSPLPPPRPPMSTLFSPPSMLPHAASIKTPVRSVVTETVSTYVIRDEWGNQIWICPGCNKPDDGSPMIGCDDCDDWYHWPCVGVVSEPPEDQQWFCVKCCSKKKDKKHKKRKHKPH is encoded by the exons ATGTGCGAGAGCTATGCCCGCTCGCTGCTGCGTGTTTCGGTGGCGCAGATCTGCCAGGCTCTGGGTTGGGATGCGGTTCAGCTCACTGCGTGCGATCTGCTGTCCGATGTGCTGCATAGATACATTCAGCAGCTGGCCAGAGGTTGCCACCGGTACTCTGAGTTGT ATGGAAGAACTGATCCGGTGCTGGACGATGTCAGCCAGGCCTTCAGACTGTTGGGGGTGAGTCTGAGCGAACTGGAGGACTATGTCAACAACCTGGAGCCTGTGGCCTTTGCCCATCAGACACCGCTCTTTCCTGTTAGCAAAAACAATCTCCTGCAGTTTCCTCAGCCTGGAGCCAGAGATGCAGAGGAAAGAAAGGATTACATTCCAGATTACATGCCACCCCTGGTCTCTTTACAAGAAG aagaggaggaggaagaggtccCTGCTGACATGGGCACATCAGCTGAAGCTATGCAGGTGGCGCtggaagaggatgaggaggaagcgGACGAAGATGAGGCGGTCAATGACGAAAACCACCCGCTAAAGAGGCACCTGGACAGCCCTGACGCAGCTTTGGGCATGATGCCCACCTCCAAGAGACCACGCATGTACCCTGGCCTCAGCCCTGAATGGGGGGTTGAACCCAGGGAGCCCCTCACCTCCCTCAACCCGCAGCGCGTTCCCCCCGGCATACTGCCTTCTCATGACAGCCTTGACCCCCTGTCACCTGAAGCGCCATCTGCAGCCCTGCCTTCATTTAGACCTCTGCCGATAATACCGAAACACACCGATCAAAAGGGCCTCACCACTCCAGCGAGGAAGCCTAAGGTCTCATCACCCGGTAGACAACGAACTAAGTCCCCAAAAGGGGTTATTCCGGTTCCAGTGGTTGGTAGTCCCATCCATTCTCCAAAACCATCTAAAGAAAGGAAGAAATCCCCAGGCAGGACAAAGAGTCCTAAAAGCCCCAAGAGCCCAAAGATGAGTTCAGCTAAAATGCCTCAACCTCCGAGCAAGACAGATGGTCTGCATAAGCTACCGCTGTCTGCTCTGAGCGAGAGAATGGGCAAAGAGAACATTCATATGCGCCGGAATATCGAGGACAGGGAGCTAGCTGAAGGCCCTTTCAAGAAACTAGAGCCCGATAATGCAGCCATTGATGACTCTATAGATGCTGTAATAGCCAGAGCATGTGCTGAGCGGGAACCTGATCCTTTTGCTTTCTCCTCGGGCTCTGATTCAGATAGCAATGGATTCTCCAGCCCCAGGAGGCTGACCATTATGGAGCCGTCTACACCTAAAGTCCCCATAGGGGCTGGCAATGTGTTAAAAGACACATCAACACCAATTCACCTACAGGTGCCCACAGGCCTTGGAAACTGGACTATGGAGGATTCAATCAATGAGGTGATCCGGAAGGCCAACCAGGGGGGTCCGTCTGCCCCCCCTCAAAATCAAGCAGAATATGTGTCGTCAGGGTCGGCCTCACCACCCACCCCCGAGCCTCTGATGAAGGTGTTTGAGGAGAAGAACAAGATCGTGTCATCGTTAGAAGTGAAgaaaaagctgaagaaggagctcAAAACTAagatgaagaagaaggagaaagatAAGCCAAAAGACAAAGACCGGGAAAAGGACAAGAGCAAgctcaaagagaaaaacaaggataAGAACagggacaaaaacaaagaatttTCCAAGGATATCAAGATACCATGGAAGGAGTTCGGCTTGAAAGATGAAGACCGCTTTTTCCCGCAAGACTTTACTCTGCCTGAGGGCTCCATCAAAATTAAATCGAGAGATCCGGATGGCCCCaagaaggagaaagagaaacataaagacaaaaagaaggacaaagaaaaaagtaaaaaagacaAGGAGAAGAGGGACAAGGGCAAGGATAGGAACAAGGAGGACAAGCAGAGATCATCTGCTTTGTCCCCCTTTGTCCTTAGTGAAATCCCTCCCCTGTTCAGCCCCTCAACCTGCCTGCGCGTGCCCTCCATGCTGCCTTCCTTGGCCCCGATCCTTCAGGATAAGGAAGTAAAGAGCAaggaaaaagacaagaaaaaagacaagaaagagaagaagaagaagaaggacaaGGAGAAGGACAAGGAGAGAGAAAAGGCCAAAGAGAAGGAGCGggagaaagaagagaagaggaaagaaaaagagagagaaaaggagaagcgggaaaaggagaaagagaaagaaaaggagaggTTTCGATTGGAGAAG GTGAAAATGGACACTCCAGCAGCCTTACCATCTCCAGTCATCCCCAGACTGACCCTCAGGGTGGGAGCAGGACAGGACAAAAT CGTTATCAGCAAAGTGGTTCCAAATTCAGAGCCCAAGACGCCAGCCCCCAGGATTCCCGCTGCCAAGTCGGGGCCTGGGAATCGTCCCCGGACACCCCCACCACCTCCGATACTCGCCCCCGTCGCACCGACTCTGCCCCCGCCCCCCTCCCCACTTCCACCCCCTCGCCCCCCGATGTCGACGTTGTTCTCTCCACCCTCTATGCTGCCTCATGCTGCTTCCATCAAGACGCCGGTCCGAAGCGTGGTAACTGAGACCGTCAGTACTTATGTG ATCCGAGACGAGTGGGGGAACCAGATCTGGATCTGTCCTGGTTGCAACAAACCTGATGATGGCAGTCCCATGATAGGATGTGACGACTGTGACGACTGGTATCATTG